The Papaver somniferum cultivar HN1 chromosome 3, ASM357369v1, whole genome shotgun sequence genome includes a region encoding these proteins:
- the LOC113355742 gene encoding O-fucosyltransferase 13-like isoform X1: MRRIVDRSMVFFSVKPLFIILVISLSLSLVVVLISIPSTPFSSNPSATTSSLHSEIWSVRRMFEWRPCKWWLEGHLTALPEETNGYIRVDCYGGLNQMRRDLCDGVGIARLLNATLVLPKFEVAAYWNESSGFADVFDVDYFIQHMKGFINVVKDLPAELESKEPFHVDCSKRKGHFDYIESVLPSLLEHHYISFTPAMSQRRDRYPLYGKAALCQACYKALRLTRALEKKGSELLDAIPKPFMALHLRFEPDMVAYSQCQYSGLSTASMKAIEAAQGDRKPWTGEAARLWRNRGKCPLTPNETALVLRSLVIPRNTNIYLAAGDGLMEIEGFKSVYTNIYTKSVLLSGEDFTNMHGNTKAALDYYVSINSDSYVATYFGNMDKMVAAMRAYKGLYKTLFLNRRAFAEFTSQGLEGKELVKALWKSHTDDFVLGRGSALPDCFCEFKL, from the exons ATGAGAAGAATCGTGGATAGATCAATGGTCTTCTTCTCTGTAAAACCCCTTTTCATTATTCTCGTCATTTCTCTATCTCTTTCTCTAGTAGTAGTACTGATTTCCATTCCATCCACGCCATTTTCATCGAATCCCTCTGCAACTACATCTTCACT GCATTCAGAAATATGGAGTGTAAGGAGGATGTTTGAGTGGAGACCTTGCAAATGGTGGTTAGAAGGGCATCTTACAG CTCTTCCAGAGGAAACTAATGGATATATCAGAGTGGATTGCTATGGTGGACTCAATCAGATGAGACGTGAT CTGTGTGATGGTGTCGGTATTGCGCGTTTACTCAATGCAACTTTGGTTCTGCCAAAGTTTGAAGTTGCTGCATATTGGAATGAATCAAG TGGTTTTGCAGATGTATTCGATGTTGACTATTTCATTCAGCACATGAAGGGTTTTATAAATGTTGTGAAGGACCTGCCAGCAGAGCTAGAATCAAAAGAACCATTTCATGTAGATTGCAGCAAACGAAAAGGCCATTTTGATTACATTGAAAGTGTTCTTCCTTCACTCTTGGAGCATCATTACATATCATTCACACCAGCCATGAGCCAAAGAAGGGACAG GTATCCTTTGTATGGAAAGGCTGCTCTATGCCAAGCTTGTTATAAAGCTCTACGTCTTACAAGAGCTCTGGAGAAGAAAGGTTCAGAACTTCTTGATGCGATACCCAAACCCTTCATGGCCCTTCACCTTCGATTTGAACCTGATATGGTGGCTTACAGTCAATGCCAGTATTCTGGTCTTTCTACAGCTTCCATGAAAGCTATTGAAGCTGCTCAGGGAGATCGAAAACCCTGGACCGGGGAGGCAGCCCGTCTTTGGAGAAACCGCGGTAAATGCCCACTCACTCCAAACGAGACAGCTCTTGTTCTCAGATCACTTGTGATCCCGAGAAACACGAATATTTATCTCGCTGCTGGTGATGGTCTTATGGAAATTGAAGGGTTCAAATCTGTGTACACCAACATATATACTAAATCAGTCCTCCTTAGCGGTGAAGATTTCACCAACATGCATGGGAATACAAAAGCTGCGCTGGATTATTATGTATCGATTAACAGTGATTCCTATGTTGCTACTTATTTTGGAAATATGGATAAAATGGTGGCAGCAATGAGAGCATACAAGGGTTTGTACAAAACACTTTTCCTGAATAGGAGAGCTTTTGCAGAATTTACATCTCAGGGATTAGAAGGGAAGGAACTAGTTAAAGCTTTGTGGAAGTCACATACAGATGATTTTGTTTTGGGGAGAGGATCTGCTTTGCCTGATTGCTTTTGTGAGTTCAAATTGTGA
- the LOC113355742 gene encoding O-fucosyltransferase 13-like isoform X2, producing MRRDLCDGVGIARLLNATLVLPKFEVAAYWNESSGFADVFDVDYFIQHMKGFINVVKDLPAELESKEPFHVDCSKRKGHFDYIESVLPSLLEHHYISFTPAMSQRRDRYPLYGKAALCQACYKALRLTRALEKKGSELLDAIPKPFMALHLRFEPDMVAYSQCQYSGLSTASMKAIEAAQGDRKPWTGEAARLWRNRGKCPLTPNETALVLRSLVIPRNTNIYLAAGDGLMEIEGFKSVYTNIYTKSVLLSGEDFTNMHGNTKAALDYYVSINSDSYVATYFGNMDKMVAAMRAYKGLYKTLFLNRRAFAEFTSQGLEGKELVKALWKSHTDDFVLGRGSALPDCFCEFKL from the exons ATGAGACGTGAT CTGTGTGATGGTGTCGGTATTGCGCGTTTACTCAATGCAACTTTGGTTCTGCCAAAGTTTGAAGTTGCTGCATATTGGAATGAATCAAG TGGTTTTGCAGATGTATTCGATGTTGACTATTTCATTCAGCACATGAAGGGTTTTATAAATGTTGTGAAGGACCTGCCAGCAGAGCTAGAATCAAAAGAACCATTTCATGTAGATTGCAGCAAACGAAAAGGCCATTTTGATTACATTGAAAGTGTTCTTCCTTCACTCTTGGAGCATCATTACATATCATTCACACCAGCCATGAGCCAAAGAAGGGACAG GTATCCTTTGTATGGAAAGGCTGCTCTATGCCAAGCTTGTTATAAAGCTCTACGTCTTACAAGAGCTCTGGAGAAGAAAGGTTCAGAACTTCTTGATGCGATACCCAAACCCTTCATGGCCCTTCACCTTCGATTTGAACCTGATATGGTGGCTTACAGTCAATGCCAGTATTCTGGTCTTTCTACAGCTTCCATGAAAGCTATTGAAGCTGCTCAGGGAGATCGAAAACCCTGGACCGGGGAGGCAGCCCGTCTTTGGAGAAACCGCGGTAAATGCCCACTCACTCCAAACGAGACAGCTCTTGTTCTCAGATCACTTGTGATCCCGAGAAACACGAATATTTATCTCGCTGCTGGTGATGGTCTTATGGAAATTGAAGGGTTCAAATCTGTGTACACCAACATATATACTAAATCAGTCCTCCTTAGCGGTGAAGATTTCACCAACATGCATGGGAATACAAAAGCTGCGCTGGATTATTATGTATCGATTAACAGTGATTCCTATGTTGCTACTTATTTTGGAAATATGGATAAAATGGTGGCAGCAATGAGAGCATACAAGGGTTTGTACAAAACACTTTTCCTGAATAGGAGAGCTTTTGCAGAATTTACATCTCAGGGATTAGAAGGGAAGGAACTAGTTAAAGCTTTGTGGAAGTCACATACAGATGATTTTGTTTTGGGGAGAGGATCTGCTTTGCCTGATTGCTTTTGTGAGTTCAAATTGTGA
- the LOC113361105 gene encoding probable leucine-rich repeat receptor-like serine/threonine-protein kinase At3g14840, with protein MVIMRPKIVPDEEPKSESKNQIFSIRWMKEFSQIFSSSDRTDEDGVGTSENQKKKKNGWNLVRIRRTNQFSFDQEHIGCRCFNYKQLKAATENFSAANIIGRGGFGPVYKGILPDKTAVAVKTLSSSSKQGQRQFLAEINVISKVRHTNLVRLLGHCAVSNKLLLVYEYMENSCLAIALSGSRPSLKERLNWQAMFQICTGIARGLAYLHEGTPRIIHRDIKLSNILLDKDLNPKIADFGLSRLLEEESHIITCVAGTFGYIAPEYAMSSRLTAKADVYSFGVVILELLSGKHCFNESRDDSPHLL; from the exons atggTTATAATGAGACCCAAAATAGTGCCAGATGAAG AACCAAAAAGTGAAAGTAAGAATCAAATATTCTCTATTAGATGGATGAAAGAATTCAGTCAGATTTTCAGTTCTTCAGATAGAACTGATGAAGATGGTGTTGGAACTTctgaaaaccaaaagaaaaagaagaacggtTGGAATTTGGTCAGAATAAGAAGAACTAATCAATTTTCATTTGACCAAG aACATATTGGATGCCGATGCTTCAATTACAAACAGCTTAAAGCAGCCACTGAAAATTTTAGCGCTGCCAACATAATTGGACGAGGTGGTTTTGGACCAGTTTATAAG GGTATTCTCCCTGATAAGACGGCAGTAGCGGTGAAGACTCTTTCTTCGAGTTCAAAGCAAGGACAGAGACAGTTTCTCGCTGAAATAAACGTAATTTCTAAAGTAAGACACACGAATTTGGTTAGATTGCTTGGACATTGTGCAGTGAGTAAcaaattactactagtatacgaGTACATGGAGAATAGTTGCTTAGCAATTGCATTGTCTG GCTCGAGACCAAGTTTGAAGGAAAGACTAAATTGGCAAGCTATGTTTCAAATTTGCACTGGAATAGCGAGAGGTCTTGCTTACTTACATGAAGGAACTCCCAGAATTATTCATAGAGATATCAAGCTTTCAAATATTTTGTTAGACAAAGATCTTAATCCTAAGATAGCTGATTTCGGATTATCTAGGCTCTTAGAAGAGGAATCACACATCATCACTTGCGTTGCAGGAACCTT TGGGTATATAGCTCCTGAGTATGCCATGTCTAGCCGGTTAACTGCGAAGGCAGATGTATATAGTTTTGGAGTAGTCATACTTGAACTTCTTAGTGGAAAGCATTGTTTCAACGAATCTCGAGATGATAGTCCACACCTTTTATAA